A region of Oscillatoria sp. FACHB-1406 DNA encodes the following proteins:
- a CDS encoding CHAT domain-containing protein, protein MGLSKSVSGFNSLPNVPDELDGIVKTDDNDSKGVYAGSEYLNEAFDFRTLRNNLRGHQILHIATHGNFQPGRPEDSYLLLGTGDKLAIPEIAKLPALNDLHLVTLSACETALGGEGNDGVEINSISYYFLNQGAKAVLASLWLVNDASTAQLMQDFYQNLSQEMPITKAEALRQAQLKMLYSKASLNFSHPYYWSAFILIGNGF, encoded by the coding sequence ATGGGTCTTTCTAAAAGTGTTTCTGGGTTTAACTCTCTTCCGAATGTTCCCGACGAACTCGACGGGATTGTTAAGACGGATGACAATGATTCTAAAGGAGTCTACGCGGGGAGCGAATATCTCAACGAAGCGTTTGATTTTCGCACTTTACGCAATAACCTCAGAGGACATCAAATTCTTCATATTGCTACGCACGGCAACTTTCAGCCTGGACGACCAGAAGATTCGTATTTACTGCTAGGAACGGGCGACAAATTAGCCATTCCTGAAATCGCCAAATTGCCCGCTTTAAATGACTTGCATTTAGTGACCTTAAGTGCTTGCGAGACGGCACTAGGGGGAGAAGGAAACGATGGGGTAGAAATTAATAGTATAAGCTATTATTTTCTCAATCAAGGGGCAAAAGCGGTTTTGGCTTCGCTCTGGTTAGTGAACGATGCGAGTACGGCGCAATTGATGCAGGATTTCTATCAAAATTTGTCGCAGGAAATGCCGATAACGAAAGCAGAAGCGTTACGACAAGCGCAGTTAAAAATGTTGTACTCAAAAGCTTCGCTAAATTTTTCGCATCCCTACTATTGGTCGGCGTTTATTTTAATCGGCAATGGGTTTTAA
- a CDS encoding ATP-binding sensor histidine kinase — protein MKQVPMNASASATVALSGYRLLETLYCGSKTVVYRGVRLVDEQSVAVKLLQQDYPTFNDLLQFRNQYTIAKNLNIPGIIRPYSLEAYRNGYALVMEDFGDVSLREYHQTHPLNLTDVLAIALQLTDILHNLHANRVIHKDVKPANILIHPESKQVKLIDFSIASLLPKETQEIQNPNILEGTLAYLSPEQTGRMNRAIDYRADFYSLGVTLYQLSSGHLPFESEDPLELVHCHIAKMPVPLDRANASVPPMVAALVAKLMAKNAEDRYQSALGLKHDLQQCLMQWRETGAIADFQLGQRDVCDRFNIPEKLYGREAEVQILLDAFERVSSPVVCPLSREEHREVELMLVAGFSGIGKTALVNEVHKPITRQKGYFIKGKFDQLNRNIPLSAFVRALRDLMGQLLSESDTQLAQWKAQILEAVGENGQVLTEVIPELERIIGSQPPAPELSGTAAQNRFNLLFQKFIQVFTAAEHPLVIFLDDLQWADLASLQLIELLMKGKGYLLMLGAYRDNEVSPAHPLMLTLEELKKAGALINTITLTPLTPEHTNHLIADTLNCSRERAQPLTQLVDRKTKGNPFFTTQFLKALYEDGYITFARDPAGIRVAARGYWQCDMTQVNALTLLDDVVEFMAQKLQKLPEETQQVLKLAACVGNQFDLATLAIVSEQSQIATATALWKALQEGLIVPTTQIYKFFQAEEIEIADVRDSINPVYRFLHDRVQQAAYSLIPDSQKQGIHLNIGRLLLAQTPATSLDEQIFTIISQFNLGLEGIDTALERDRIARLNLNAARKARLSAAYAASAQYCEIALQLVDRVWQQPEFALELYVEAANSACLVGAFEQVDRYVATILQEVKNPLDRIKAIEVQIQSFIARNQLSEAIQVGRNTLETLGVILPEQPTSEMLPNALKGIRQQLETIADVAELPLMEEPSKLAAIALLSNMASAAYIGAPALYPLIVLKQIELSLSFGLAAETSYAFATYGLILCAFENEIVAGNRSADIAIVLMEKLQATRFKAKIFNLVYPFARIWQGSLQKTLEPLRQGYQAGLDTGDLEFAAYCAYNHCLLAYAAGNDLVQLQTEMQYYGNAIAQLNQTTALNFHQIGQQAVLNWLGETAQPKDLIGSVYNETLRLPQHQAAGDTYSIGKYYIQKLILTYHFGSPQEALEIARAAEGAIGGIIGIAFYAVFYFYHALTLLANRPEPTADSNNAIATDLDRLRHWETHAPMNFTHRCYLIQAEQQQILGNRADAIDLYDRAIAEAKANRYIQEEALANELAAKFYLAWGKEKVASGYMQEAYYNYARWGAKAKITHLEQRYPQLLQPILQKANQPLTVLETLVSLSAPTYSAYSTSGQSSSSINQTLDFATLLQVSQTLARTIELDELLQTLTQTMLENSGADYCALMLARDNQWQVRVIANLEQVTLQSASLEDNPTVPVKMIQYVKKALQSAPLENNPSVPFKLIQYVKNTLTTVAIDDLDTDLPVISDYMRHHQPKSVLCLPILNQGNLRGIVYLENRSTRGVFSRDRLPILNFLCTQAAISLENARLYQQAQNYVQQLEQSQLQIVQSEKMASLGNLVAGVAHEINNPIGFLNGSINNGKDYVKDLLEHLALYHQHYPNAVSEIQDHAEDIDLEFSMEDLPRLLDAMLGATERIKSISTSLRTFSRADNQSKVSANLHEGIDSTLLILKYRLKANDLRPAIQVERNYGELPLVPCFPGQLNQVFMNIIANAIDALEESNLGRSFAEIKTCQNRISIKTKVEGNGVKISIADNGTGLPEYLKSRIFDYLFTTKDVGKGTGLGLAIARQIIEEKHGGKLEVQSQLGQGSEFCIYLPLQPHSITG, from the coding sequence ATGAAGCAAGTACCGATGAACGCCTCGGCGAGTGCCACCGTTGCTCTATCCGGCTATCGTCTATTGGAAACTCTGTATTGTGGCAGTAAAACTGTTGTCTACCGAGGTGTTCGCTTAGTTGACGAGCAGTCTGTCGCAGTCAAACTACTGCAACAAGACTATCCGACCTTCAACGATTTGTTACAGTTCCGCAATCAATATACAATCGCTAAGAACCTAAACATTCCAGGTATCATTCGTCCTTACAGTTTAGAAGCGTACCGCAACGGCTATGCGCTGGTGATGGAAGACTTTGGCGACGTTTCGCTGCGCGAGTATCATCAAACCCATCCCTTAAACCTGACAGACGTACTGGCGATCGCGTTGCAACTGACAGACATCCTCCACAACTTACACGCCAATCGCGTCATCCACAAAGATGTCAAACCGGCCAATATTCTGATTCATCCAGAATCAAAACAAGTCAAGCTGATCGACTTCAGTATTGCTTCCTTGCTGCCCAAGGAAACCCAAGAGATCCAAAATCCAAATATCTTAGAAGGAACCCTAGCCTATCTGTCTCCAGAACAAACCGGACGCATGAATCGCGCTATTGATTACCGCGCTGATTTTTATAGCTTGGGGGTGACGTTGTACCAACTCTCGAGCGGACATCTGCCGTTTGAATCAGAAGATCCGCTGGAACTGGTGCATTGTCATATTGCCAAAATGCCCGTACCTCTCGATCGGGCGAACGCTTCCGTACCGCCTATGGTAGCGGCGCTCGTCGCTAAACTAATGGCAAAAAATGCCGAAGATCGCTATCAAAGTGCCTTGGGACTCAAGCACGATTTACAACAGTGTTTGATGCAGTGGCGAGAAACAGGAGCGATCGCAGATTTTCAATTAGGACAGCGGGACGTATGCGATCGCTTCAACATTCCCGAAAAGCTCTACGGTCGAGAAGCAGAAGTGCAGATCCTGCTTGATGCCTTTGAGCGAGTTTCTAGTCCGGTGGTATGTCCCCTTAGCCGTGAGGAACACAGGGAAGTCGAACTGATGCTAGTCGCGGGCTTTTCCGGGATTGGTAAAACCGCCCTAGTCAACGAAGTCCACAAACCCATCACGCGGCAAAAAGGTTACTTCATCAAAGGCAAATTCGACCAGTTGAATCGCAATATCCCTCTATCTGCATTTGTCCGAGCGTTACGCGATTTAATGGGACAACTGCTTTCAGAGTCCGACACCCAATTAGCCCAATGGAAAGCGCAGATTTTAGAAGCAGTGGGCGAAAACGGTCAAGTGTTGACGGAGGTGATTCCAGAATTAGAACGCATTATCGGTTCGCAGCCCCCTGCACCGGAACTATCGGGAACGGCGGCGCAGAATCGCTTTAACTTACTGTTCCAGAAGTTTATTCAGGTCTTTACCGCCGCCGAACATCCCTTAGTTATTTTTCTCGATGACTTGCAGTGGGCAGATTTGGCTTCGCTTCAGTTGATCGAGCTATTAATGAAGGGTAAAGGCTATCTGTTGATGTTGGGGGCCTATCGGGATAACGAAGTCTCGCCCGCGCATCCATTGATGCTGACCCTAGAGGAACTGAAAAAAGCGGGCGCGCTCATTAATACGATTACCCTCACTCCATTAACCCCAGAACATACCAATCATCTGATTGCCGATACCTTGAATTGCAGCCGAGAACGGGCGCAACCCTTGACCCAACTGGTCGATCGCAAAACTAAAGGTAATCCCTTTTTCACCACGCAATTCCTTAAAGCCTTGTATGAAGATGGATACATTACCTTTGCTCGCGATCCCGCAGGGATCCGCGTAGCGGCGCGGGGCTATTGGCAATGTGACATGACTCAAGTCAATGCCCTCACCCTTCTCGATGATGTGGTTGAATTTATGGCCCAGAAATTGCAGAAGTTGCCAGAGGAAACCCAACAAGTTTTGAAGTTAGCCGCTTGCGTGGGCAATCAGTTCGATCTAGCGACTTTAGCGATCGTTTCCGAGCAATCGCAAATCGCGACTGCGACAGCCCTGTGGAAAGCGTTACAAGAAGGCTTGATTGTACCTACCACTCAGATCTATAAGTTCTTTCAAGCCGAAGAGATAGAGATAGCTGATGTTCGCGATAGTATCAATCCCGTCTATCGATTTTTGCACGATCGCGTCCAGCAAGCCGCCTATTCCCTCATTCCAGATTCTCAAAAACAAGGCATACACCTAAACATTGGGCGACTTTTACTCGCACAAACTCCAGCAACCTCCCTAGACGAACAAATCTTTACCATTATCAGTCAATTCAATCTCGGTCTCGAGGGAATTGATACGGCCCTCGAGCGCGATCGGATTGCTCGCCTTAACTTGAATGCCGCTCGCAAAGCTCGACTCTCAGCGGCTTATGCAGCCTCTGCTCAATACTGTGAAATCGCCTTGCAGCTTGTCGATCGAGTTTGGCAGCAACCGGAATTCGCCCTTGAACTCTACGTTGAAGCAGCAAATTCTGCCTGTTTGGTGGGGGCATTCGAGCAAGTGGATCGATACGTCGCTACCATTCTACAAGAGGTAAAGAATCCGCTCGATCGCATTAAAGCCATCGAAGTTCAAATTCAATCTTTTATCGCTCGCAATCAACTCTCTGAGGCGATTCAAGTCGGTCGCAATACCCTCGAAACCCTCGGTGTCATCTTACCCGAACAGCCCACCTCGGAAATGCTACCGAATGCCCTTAAAGGGATTCGACAACAACTCGAAACCATTGCAGATGTCGCCGAACTTCCACTCATGGAAGAACCGAGCAAATTAGCAGCGATCGCGCTTTTGAGTAACATGGCTTCAGCCGCCTATATTGGCGCTCCAGCCCTTTATCCTTTGATTGTTTTGAAACAAATCGAACTTTCGCTCTCGTTCGGTCTGGCTGCGGAAACATCGTATGCTTTTGCGACTTACGGATTGATCCTTTGTGCTTTTGAGAATGAAATTGTTGCGGGCAATCGTTCGGCGGATATTGCGATCGTCTTAATGGAAAAATTGCAAGCGACGCGCTTCAAAGCCAAAATTTTCAATCTCGTTTATCCCTTTGCACGCATCTGGCAGGGTTCATTACAAAAGACGCTAGAACCCCTGCGTCAAGGCTATCAGGCGGGGCTGGACACTGGAGATTTAGAATTTGCTGCCTACTGTGCTTATAACCATTGTTTGCTGGCGTATGCCGCTGGGAATGACTTAGTGCAATTGCAAACCGAAATGCAATATTATGGCAACGCGATCGCTCAACTCAATCAAACCACTGCGCTCAACTTTCATCAAATCGGACAGCAAGCTGTTCTGAATTGGTTAGGCGAAACGGCACAGCCCAAAGACCTGATTGGTTCGGTCTACAATGAAACCCTGCGATTGCCGCAACATCAAGCAGCAGGAGACACTTACTCCATTGGGAAATACTATATCCAAAAACTGATTTTGACCTACCATTTCGGGTCGCCCCAAGAAGCCCTTGAAATCGCTCGAGCGGCTGAAGGGGCAATTGGGGGCATTATTGGTATTGCATTTTATGCGGTCTTTTACTTCTACCACGCACTGACGCTGCTCGCCAACAGACCCGAACCTACGGCTGACTCCAACAATGCGATTGCCACCGATCTCGATCGCCTGCGTCATTGGGAAACCCATGCCCCCATGAACTTCACGCATCGGTGCTATCTAATTCAGGCAGAACAGCAGCAAATTTTAGGAAATCGTGCAGACGCGATCGACTTATACGATCGCGCCATTGCTGAAGCGAAAGCCAACCGCTACATCCAAGAAGAAGCCCTCGCCAACGAACTGGCTGCTAAATTTTACCTCGCTTGGGGCAAAGAGAAAGTCGCGAGCGGCTATATGCAGGAAGCCTATTATAATTATGCCCGCTGGGGAGCCAAAGCCAAAATTACCCACTTAGAACAACGCTATCCCCAACTCCTGCAACCCATCCTACAAAAAGCAAACCAACCCCTCACCGTTTTAGAAACCTTAGTGAGTCTCTCTGCCCCGACCTACTCCGCCTATTCTACCTCCGGTCAAAGTTCCTCCAGCATCAACCAAACCCTAGATTTTGCGACCCTATTGCAAGTCTCTCAGACCCTCGCCCGGACGATCGAACTGGATGAACTCCTGCAAACCCTAACCCAGACAATGCTGGAAAACTCTGGCGCTGACTACTGTGCCTTAATGTTGGCTCGAGATAACCAATGGCAAGTCCGAGTCATCGCCAATCTCGAGCAAGTCACGCTGCAATCTGCATCCCTCGAGGATAATCCTACCGTTCCCGTCAAAATGATTCAGTACGTGAAAAAAGCGCTGCAATCTGCACCGCTTGAGAATAATCCCAGCGTTCCCTTCAAACTGATTCAGTACGTGAAGAATACCTTGACGACAGTTGCGATCGACGATCTCGACACCGATCTGCCTGTCATTAGCGATTATATGCGCCACCATCAGCCTAAGAGCGTATTGTGTTTGCCTATTCTCAACCAAGGCAATTTACGCGGTATTGTTTACCTAGAAAATCGCTCTACCCGTGGCGTATTTTCCCGCGATCGCCTCCCGATCCTGAATTTCCTGTGTACCCAAGCCGCTATTTCTCTCGAAAACGCCAGACTTTATCAACAAGCCCAAAACTATGTCCAACAATTGGAACAATCCCAATTACAAATTGTCCAAAGCGAAAAAATGGCATCCTTGGGAAATTTAGTCGCCGGAGTCGCCCACGAAATCAACAATCCGATCGGCTTTCTCAATGGCAGTATTAACAATGGCAAAGACTATGTGAAGGATTTACTCGAACATTTAGCCCTATATCATCAACATTACCCCAATGCAGTTTCAGAAATTCAAGACCACGCCGAAGACATCGATCTAGAATTCTCAATGGAGGATCTGCCCAGACTACTCGATGCCATGCTCGGGGCTACCGAGCGCATCAAATCCATCAGTACCAGCCTCCGCACCTTCTCCCGCGCCGATAACCAGTCCAAAGTTAGTGCCAACCTGCACGAAGGAATTGACAGTACCCTGCTGATCTTGAAATATCGACTCAAAGCGAATGATTTGCGTCCGGCAATTCAAGTCGAGCGAAACTATGGTGAATTGCCGCTAGTTCCCTGTTTCCCCGGACAGTTAAATCAGGTCTTTATGAATATTATTGCTAATGCAATCGATGCGTTAGAGGAGTCTAATTTAGGACGAAGCTTTGCCGAAATTAAAACCTGTCAGAATCGCATCAGCATTAAAACAAAAGTAGAAGGAAATGGAGTAAAAATCTCGATCGCCGACAACGGTACGGGTTTACCCGAATATCTTAAATCTCGGATTTTTGACTACCTCTTTACGACCAAAGACGTAGGGAAAGGTACGGGTTTAGGACTTGCGATCGCGCGACAAATTATTGAAGAAAAACATGGCGGGAAACTTGAAGTTCAGTCGCAATTAGGTCAGGGTAGCGAATTTTGCATCTATCTGCCTCTCCAACCTCACTCTATTACTGGATAA